The nucleotide window GGCAGGACAAGGTGGCCATCGTGGGTGCATCACTTCCCGGCCTCATGGATCTGCGTAACACACCGGTCCAGGAAACATTTGCGGGAGTTGAGATTCACGCCAACGTCATGCAGTCTCTTCTCAAGAATGAATTTGTCAGTACTACCGATAGCAATACCAATCTGATGGTGATCTTACTTCTCAGCGTTGTGCTGGGTGCTATTGTCAGCATTCCGCCGAAACCTCTCTGGTCTCTGCCTGTGCCCATTTTGGGGATAGCTGGCTGGATCATTTTCACTTATACCCAGTTCCTGTTCCAGCTTCTTATGTGGGACATTGTCCGGCCGGTCATTGCCATTGGTGGGAGTTATATAGGCTTTTTTCTCTACAACTTCTTGGTGGCGGAGAAAGATAAGCGGTTCCTGAAGAATACTTTCAGCACCTACATTTCGCCGGAACTAATTGACCAGATGTACAAAAATAAGGAAGAGCCGCAGCTGGGCGGGAACGAGGGTTATCACACAGCTTTCTTTACGGACATCCAGAGTTTCTCCGCGTTCTCTGAAAAACTTTCGGCCGCGGACTTGGTGGAGTTGTTGAACGATTATCTGACCGAAATGACGGACATTCTTCTCGATAATAAAGGGACACTGGATAAATACATCGGTGACGCCATTGTGGCATTCTACGGTGCGCCCGCCCCGGTGGAGGATCATGAATATTGGGCCTGTTTCACAGCTGTCATTATGCAGAAGCGCCTTGCCGAACTTCGCGAGAAATGGCAGGGTGAAGGGGACCGCTGGCCGGAGATCGTTCACCACATGCAGAACAGGATCGGCATCAACACCGGCCAAATGGTGACGGGGAATATGGGTTCTTCCATGCGGATGAATTATACAATGATGGGCGATACGGTGAACCTGGCAGCCCGGCTGGAGGCGTCAGCGAAGCAGTACGGTGTCTATATCCAGGTGGCTGATGAAAGCTACAAAGCATGTAAAGACCGCTTCATCTGGCGCGATCTCGACTTTGTCATTGTTATGGGAAAGACTGAACCGGCTCAAGTTTTTGAACTGATAGATGTTGAAGGCGAAATGCCTGATGTCTATGACAAACTGCTTCCGGCCTACCACGAAGCGCTGGATCTCTACCGAAAACAGGACTGGAAAAAAGCCATCGACGCGTTTAAAACCTCCGATGAACTTGAGGATATGTTTCCCGGCCGGAAAACAAACCCGAGCCGAGTCTACATCCCTCGGTGCGAGCACTACATGGAGAATCCTCCCGGCGACGACTGGGACGGTTCTTGGGCCCTCACCAGCAAGTAGCAGTTCCTTTTTTCCAAGACTACAATTTTCAATAGAGATTAAATTCGCGCCCGCCATGAGATGTTTGCTAACTATCCTGTTTTTGTTGACGTCTGTTCTCCCGGCTCAAGACTGGCGGTCTAAAATCCCCAACCTCATTCTTGACACGCTTGTAGTACCTCTGGCGGTTGATTCTCTGGAGTTTCCTGAACTCCCTCACATTGTAGA belongs to Candidatus Neomarinimicrobiota bacterium and includes:
- a CDS encoding CHASE2 domain-containing protein, whose amino-acid sequence is MSDLLKRVFIGAAIGLGVGIIVGWGTYQVGFVDDLLDGYEFQSYDARMRGKVVGVEEASIDDVIIIDIEQESVRPVEEGGLGRYFNWPQAYHGQLIDVVTNSLQLYWSPPEDDVALDYYQVFRQAQNDPEAEFEYMGDAYDVMHTISGRTEWDGYNFAVVPIFPDGSSGEGYFIDSASLIEPKALLFDIIFDPENTYNYDLVNTITSASPPTDEAIAGATQQFLKDNDPARFVTSTLTSQKAYHALVFEQEDSLNFLYRMNSEPEGYDRPDHLIQIPLEDAVKLPTGDRLGNTHVELLSAARRNGSANFPQDEDGIIRRSPTAIYFEGPQHVYPSLVMSAVMDILGVPSDGFDYDFENHLLRLTDTTGTVVREIPIDDAGRMYVNYYGLFKTFYYLPYMYCVNPEMLPPDYWQDKVAIVGASLPGLMDLRNTPVQETFAGVEIHANVMQSLLKNEFVSTTDSNTNLMVILLLSVVLGAIVSIPPKPLWSLPVPILGIAGWIIFTYTQFLFQLLMWDIVRPVIAIGGSYIGFFLYNFLVAEKDKRFLKNTFSTYISPELIDQMYKNKEEPQLGGNEGYHTAFFTDIQSFSAFSEKLSAADLVELLNDYLTEMTDILLDNKGTLDKYIGDAIVAFYGAPAPVEDHEYWACFTAVIMQKRLAELREKWQGEGDRWPEIVHHMQNRIGINTGQMVTGNMGSSMRMNYTMMGDTVNLAARLEASAKQYGVYIQVADESYKACKDRFIWRDLDFVIVMGKTEPAQVFELIDVEGEMPDVYDKLLPAYHEALDLYRKQDWKKAIDAFKTSDELEDMFPGRKTNPSRVYIPRCEHYMENPPGDDWDGSWALTSK